In Streptomyces sp. HUAS ZL42, the DNA window CAGTCCGGCGAGGGCCGCCTCGTCCGGTACGTCAATGTACTCGACGGATCGGCCCAGGACGCTCGACAGGCGCCGCGCGACCTCGGCGTAGGTGATCGCTTCCGGGCCGGTGAGCTGGTACGTCCGGTCGTCGTGTCCGGTGGTGGTCAGCACCGCGGCGGCGGCCGAGGCTACGTCACGCGGATCGACCATCGCGATCGGAGCGTCTCCGGCTGGGAGGAAGAACCGACCGGTCTGCGCGATGGCCGGGGCCGAGCCGATGAGGTTCGACATCAGATGGCCGGCCTGCAGCACCACTCCCGAGATCCCGGAGCGCCTCAGGTGCTCCTCGATCCGGCCGTGCTGGTCGAAGATGACCGTCGGTGAACCGGCCTGCGCCCCGACCGTCGACAGGAAGACCACTTGCGCCAACCCCGCGGCCGCCGCGGCGTCGATCGCCTCTGTCCCGTACTCGACCTGCCGGAGGTCGTTCGGGCAGATCAGGAACACCCGGTCAACGCCGTCAAACGCGCGGCGGACCGTCGACAGCTGGGCGAAATCCCCCACTGCCAGCTCGGTCTCACTCCCGAGGTCAGCGGCCGCCTTGTCCGGATCCCGGACGAAGGCGCGCACATGAACGCCACGATCACGCAGCTCCCTCACAGCCCTCGAACCGACATTCCCTGTCGCCCCAGTTACCAGTACTGCCATCGCTTCGTCCACCACTCCCGAGATCACAGACCAGGCACCTAAAGTAACCGACTGGTGACGACGAGTTGCCGTGCACCACCTCCGCGACGCGCCTGGAGGGCAGCTGTGCCAGTCCGGACGAACGTCTCCCGTCCCGAGGTCACCGAGGTCACCGAGGTCACCGAGGCGATCCTCGACGCCGAAAACGGACCTGGAGACCGGTAGGCGTCTGGCTCGGCCTCCTCACCGGCCTCGCCGCCGCCACCGCCCTGCTCCTGCCCCTGCTCCTGCTCCTGCTCCTGCTGCGCCGCTACCACCAGGCCCTGTCCCTGTGCGCGTCCGCGCAACCGGCCGTCGCCTGAAGCACACGCTTGCCAACCCCGC includes these proteins:
- a CDS encoding NmrA family NAD(P)-binding protein, yielding MAVLVTGATGNVGSRAVRELRDRGVHVRAFVRDPDKAAADLGSETELAVGDFAQLSTVRRAFDGVDRVFLICPNDLRQVEYGTEAIDAAAAAGLAQVVFLSTVGAQAGSPTVIFDQHGRIEEHLRRSGISGVVLQAGHLMSNLIGSAPAIAQTGRFFLPAGDAPIAMVDPRDVASAAAAVLTTTGHDDRTYQLTGPEAITYAEVARRLSSVLGRSVEYIDVPDEAALAGLAQAGLPPWLAEQVVALFGALRAGVNSSTTKTVRELTGHEPRRFEEFARSVAPLLLGGQHD